In Paludibacter propionicigenes WB4, the genomic window AATACCATCGGCCAGTGTAATAGCAGTTCCACTAGGCGCATCAAGCTTTTGAGTGTGATGTACTTCAGTCATTTCTACATTATAATTCGGGAACTGATTCATTATAGCTGCAAGATATTTATTCACCGCCATAAAAATATTCACCCCTAAGCTAAAGTTTGAAGACCAAAACAAAGTCTTCCCTGTTTCGTCAATTTCTTTTTTAAGTGCAGGCAATTCGTCCGTCCAACCTGTAGTGCCCGACACCACCGCAACACCTGCTGCAAAAGCTCTGCGATAATTGCTTAAAGCCACTTTTGGCACTGTGAATTCAATGGCAACATCGGCACTTTTAAATGCATCCGATTCAAAATCATCCAAATTATCAATATCTATGACCGACACTATCTCGTGCCCACGTTCCAATGCAATTCGCTCGATGGTTTTACCCATCTTTCCATATCCAATTAATGCTATTTTCATCAAATTATTAGTTTCTGAAGCCTCGTCCTACCATTGAGGTAGACTCAGCAAACAAGCTTTTGTTTTATTCTATTCGCCGGTTTTTAGTATTGCCCTGTTTTAAGCATCACCAATGTACAAGCTTCTTCTACATGTATATCATTCTGAATCAGTAATTCTTCGAATTCAGGATTTTCTGTTCCGGGATTAAAAATAACTCGTCTCGGATTCAAAGAAACTACATACTTGTAATACTCCGGCTGAAATTTGTCAGAAATATACAAGGTTACGGTATCAATATCTTCAAAATCCTTTTTCTGAGTTTCTATCTTTTTACCAAAAATCACATCCGGTTTCCTGCCTATTAACTCAATTTCATGTCCGTAAGCCAGTAGTTCCTGAGCAGCAAGGTATGAATATCGCCCGGTATCGCTACTAGCTCCAATGATCAAAGTTTTACCCATATCTATTTATTGTAATTCTAATCAGAGTTTATCCCTCTCTAAAAAAATCAAAACACTCAAATATTTCGTCCTTTGTGGCTGTCTGATTGATTCGAATTTCACCAATATCAGCCAGCAGTGTAAAATTAATCTCTTTCGAATCGTTCTTTTTGTCGTGCGTCATCAGTTCAAAAAGCGATTCGTAGTCATTGCAACTGAATTCAAAAGTTCCATAATACTCTTTCATCAAATACTTCAGTCGAAGCAAATCCTCTTTGGGAAAATTCAGCTTGATAAAAGATAAATAGAGTTCGCAAAGCAAGCCCCACATGATGGCATACCCGTGTAAAGCGGGTCTTTGCACCTTATACGACCAACTCTCAAAAGCATGACCAAATGTATGACCCAGATTTAATGCTTTTCGGATATTAGCCTCGTAAGGATCTTGCTCTACCACACGTTCTTTTATCCGTATGCTTCTATCCAGCAAGACCTTTAATTCGCTGAAATCAATTTTATCTAAATCATATTTCAATACATTATCCCATTCGGCACGTGTATCTATCAAAGCATGCTTCACCATTTCGGCATAGCCCGAACGCAGATTAGCATCGTCCAATGTCCTGAAAAAATCAATATTAATCAAAACAGTTTCGGCCGGAGCAAACACGCCAATTTCATTTTTCAATCCCTGAAAATTAATTCCGGTTTTTCCACCTGTTGCTGCATCAACGGCTCCCAGCAAGGTTGTTGAAACATTGATATAGCGCATTCCGCGCTTAAAAGTCGATGCTACAAATCCACCTATATCGGAAATTACACCTCCACCCAAATTTATAATCAGCGATTTTCGAGTAGCCCCGTTTTCGCTTAGGAACTTCCAAACAGCTACAGCTGAGTCGATATTTTTATTTTCATCACCACTAGGTATCGTTATTATATGACAATCTTTCAACTTAGTAGAATCCAGCACTAAAGGCAAACAAAATTTACGAGTATTGTCATCTGTCAGCACAAAAATACTGTCTGCACTTTGGACACCAATGGCTTGATCCAACTCCTGAATAAAATCCTCGCATATCTTTGTTATCGAATGACTCATCGTTTTATTTTTTAGCACACAAAGATACTTTTTTCTTTAAAATTTCCCGTAAAAATCTGTTGGAAACTACAGCTTTTTTTCTTCATTTTCATTTTGAATCATTTTTATGCTAATAATTCTAAATTTATTTCTAATATATGAATACATGTTCATATATTTGCATGAAATTATACAACAGAATATGAATTTAAATACAGAACACATGGATCAGGCTGCCTACATGCTTAAAGCAATTTCTCAGGGCACACGTTTATGCGTTATCTCATTATTGTCGGAAAGCGAGGAATTAACCGTCAGCCAGATGGTGGAGTTATTAAGCTGCGAACAATCATTGCTATCCCACCACCTTACCGACATGCGGGCCAAAGGAATTTTAAATTGCAGGAGAGATGGTAAGAACTGTTATTATTCGCTTAAAAACAAACAAATTGTGCAGATTATTGATTGTATTCAAACTTGCAACTGCCTTAAGTAAAACCAACAACAAAAACACATGAAACACTTACTAAAAAAGCACTTGCTCAAAATCATAGGTTTACTTGCAGGAGGAGCCGGAGGTTTTCTATACTATCACTTTGTGGGTTGTGCCAGTGGTACATGTCCGATAACCTCAAATCCGTACATAAGCGTGATCTATGGAGCACTAATGGGCTATTTATTATTTGACATGTTTAGAAAAAAAGAGCCTAAAACAAAATAAAACTGAAATCGAACAAAAGCATTTTCAGATATCAAAAGTCCACAAATCTAAAAGAAAAAAATATGAGGAAAATTATTTATGCAAGCCTAATGTCTATGGTTATACTCTCGTCTTGCGCACAAACAAACAAAGAAAAGAAAACAGAACAAACGAATCAATCAAAAGAAACAAAAAAAATGGGAACAATTCATCTAACCAAAGCAGAATTTTTATCTAAAGTGGTCAACTACGAAAAAAATCCAACCGAGTGGAAGTATCTGGGTGACAAGCCGTGCATAATAGACTTTTATGCATCGTGGTGCGGACCCTGCAAAACTATCGCCCCAATTCTTGAAGATTTGGCAAAGGAGTATGATGGCCAGATTTATATTTACAAAATAAACACAGAGGAAGAACAAGAACTAGCAGCAGCTTTCGGCATAAGAAGCATACCTACGATATTATTTTGTCCTATGAAAGGCGCTCCACAGATGGCTCAGGGTGCTCTACCCAAAGAATCATTTAAGGAAGCTATCACAAAGGTTTTATTGGAAAAATAATATAACACTAACTCATAATAGACAGTGAATCAATCACCCTTAATGCATCATTCATATTACTTTTTTAAAAAGCTATTTTTGTTAATAAACACAAATTAGAATTGGAGAATTAAACCTATAAGAATTCCGACAGTCAAATGAGTGTATTTCAAAAAATAAAACGTATAATATCACTTAAAAAAAAGTAACATGAAAAAGTATTTAAAATTAGCGTTAGCTTCCGTATTCTTCTTTAGTATGACAGCTATGGCACAAGGTCCACAAGGAGGCTTTGGCGGAGGCATGAGACAACAGCCACCAAAAGAAAGAGCAGAAGCAATGGCAAAAGACTTAAGTTTGACTGATGCTGAGAAAGCTAAGGTTCAGGAAGTTTTTGAAAAAAACGACGAAAAAATGACGAAGTTCAGAACTGAAGTATCTAGAGACAGTCCTGATTTCAGAGAAAAATTTCAAGCTCTCCGTGACGCTCAAAATGCAGATTTAATTGCAGTTATTGGAAAAGAAAAATTTGAAACTTACCAAAAACTACAAGCAGAACGTCGTCAGAGAATGATGAACAATAATTAAATAGGAGGATTAAGGTATGAAAAAGGTTAGTGTTTTAGTTTTAGTTATTTTATTCACAATAAGTTTATCCGGTGTAGCTCAGAACAGAATGCCTCATCTAAACTTCCGTGGAGAAAGAAAGGAATTTAAGCATGTTGTTAGATTCATGTTTAATTCTGAAAGAGCCACTAGAATGGCAAAATGGCTTGAGGAGTCTAAGTATGCAAATGCTCTTTTACAGAAAAATGAAGAGAAAATGCTCCAGGAACTTGATTTAGTGAAATAAATCAGCCAACTAAAGGCTTGTACAAAAAAGAGGATACCCAAGACAATTGAGCATCCTCTTTTTGTGTATATACCTCATTATTAGTTAATTAATCTGAAAAACACACACTGAATTTAAACCGCATTAAAGCTGTCCAGTCAAAGAAACAAGAATTAGGTACTAGTTCACAATTAATTAAAACATTACAGTTATGAAAAAGTATGCAATGGTAGTTATGACTACAATGTTAATGGTTGGATTTACAACTATGGCACAAAACCGCCCTCCAGTTAAAAACATGAGAGGTGAGAGAACTGAACTAAAAACACAAAAAAGAGAAATGGCAACTCCTGAGAAACGAGCAGAGAGACTGGCCAAGGAATTGGAGTTAAACTCAACTCAGACAAGTGATCTTAAAGTGTTTTTTGAAAAGCAAGACGCAAAACGCCATGAAGAGATGGAAAATCTGAAAAAGCTAAGAGCAGAAATGAAAGCAAAAAAAGAAGCCGAGCGTAAAACAGATGATGCTGCCTTAGCTAAAATACTGGGACCAGAAAAGTTTCATCAGTTTGAGCTAAAGCGTGCCGAAAGAATTGGTGTCATGAAAGGAAGAATGATGGGAAGAATGCACGCCGGTAATGGACATATCGGTGAAGGCAGAGACAGATTTCATCGGAGTTTAGCTCCTCAGGGTAACTTTTTAAAGAGAGACTCATTAAGAAGAAATTTTTCTCCAAAAAGTCATCAAAATAATAACGACGCCCCGAAACCACAATCGGACGAAAAGAAATAATTGCAGATAAACTAATAAACGCCCATAAACTCAGTTGAGTTTTTGGGCGTTTATTGTGAAAATACGGATGTCACTCCTACTTCATTATTTCCTGTTGATGTCTTACCGATTCCTCGTGAATTGCAACTAAAACAGTTTTCATAAACTCACCATCCATACCCATTTCGACAGCCTGAGAAATACGATTTTGTAATATTTCATCGTACCGTTGTGCCTGCAAAATAGGCATATTATGCTCCTTTTTATACAACCCAATTTCGTCAGACACTCTCATTCGTCTAGCCAGCAATTCGAGCAAGCTATTGTCCAATTCATCAATCTGGCGACGCAACGCTGTCAAACTTTCAGTAGATTGACTCATATCACGAATCACCAAAGTGTTCAGTATAAAATCAAGGACATCGGGCGTAACCTGCTGTGCGGCATCGCTCCATGCTTTGTCCGGATGACAATGTGATTCAACGATCAAACCATCAAAATTCAAATCCATAGCCTGCTGACATAGTGGCGCTATCAACTCACGCTTTCCACCGATATGACTTGGATCGCAAACTATCGGCAAGTTAGGCAAACGACGATGTAATTCGATAGGAATATGCCATTGCGGTAAATTGCGGTAAATTTTCTTATCGTAAGTACTAAATCCGCGATGTATAGCCCCAATACGACGAATACCTGCATTATAAACACGTTCGATAGCTCCAATCCACAAATCCAAATCAGGATTAACGGGATTTTTAATCAATACAGGAATATCTATACCTTCCAAAGCATCTGCTATTTCCTGAACAGCAAAAGGATTAGCCGATGTTCGTGCACCGATCCAGAGTATGTCAACATCGTTAGCCAAACACTCGCGCACATGCTTAGCAGTGGCAACTTCTACAGCTGTATACATTCCAAGTTCAGATTGTACACGCTTAAGCCATGGCAGACCCTCAGCTCCTATTCCTTCAAAACCTCCCGGCTTCGTACGCGGTTTCCATATACCGGCACGAAAGATTTTGATACCGCGGGCAGATAATCCACGGGCGGTTTCCATTACTTGTTCTTCTGTTTCGGCACTACATGGTCCGGCTATAACGAGCGGACGCTTAGCATCTACTCCTGGTAATAAAATTGATTCTAATTCCATAATTTTTCAGTAAATAGCTATCAGTGAACATCTATCGATCACAACAACCATTATTTTTATTGTTCTATATTATATTTCTGATTGAATTTTAATTATCCGCAAAGTCATCTGTTCATTGTTGACCGGCAATCGATAACTGCTTAATACGCTCGAGTGCATCGCCCAGCATTTTATCATTAGCACAAAGTGACAAACGCACATATCTGTTTCCTTTATCTCCAAAAATGAATCCCGGTGTGATGAACACCTTCGATTCGTACAGCACTTTATCGGCAAGCTCGCCACTGTCTTTATACTTTGCTGGTATTTTCCCCCACAGAAACATTCCCACCTGTTTGCTATCGAATGTACACCCAAGCGTTTTCAGAATTTCTTCGGCCAACTGCCGACGGTTACTGTAAAGTTCGATATTCATTTTTGTGTGCCACTCTTCGGAGTTATTCAAAGCCGCAACGGCTGCCACTTGCATAGGTTTAAATTGCCCGCTGTCAATATTGCTTTTCACTTTCAATACCCACTGCACAAACTGTGGGTTTGAAGCCAGCACTCCCATACGCCAACCGGGCATATTGTGCGATTTGCTCATCGAATTCAACTCAATACAAATATCTTTGGCTCCCGGCACCTGAAGAATACTCAATCTGTTTTCATTCAGAATAAAACTGTAGGGATTATCGTTACAAATAACGATTCCATGCTTCTTACCAAATGCAACTAACTTTTCAAATAATTCGGGCGTGGCACTTGCACCCGTAGGCATATTCGGATAATTGACCCACATAAGCTTTACGTTTGACAAGTCCATCTTTTCTAAAGCCTCAAAATCGGGTTGCCAATTATTATCTTCATCCAAATCATACGTCAACACCTTTGCCTGTACCAGGTTACTTACAGAAGAGTAAGTCGGATAGCCCGGATTAGGCACCAACACACCATCGCCGGGATTCAAGAAAGCCAATGAAATATGCAGAATACCTTCTTTTGAGCCAATAAGCGGCTGGACTTCATTTGCCGGATTTAATTCTACCGAAAACCACTTTTTGTACCACTCGGCAAAGGCATTACGCAATTCGGGAATTCCCACATAAGGTTGATATCCGTGTGCTTTATCATCTGTAGCTGACTGGCACAAAGCTTCAATTGTTTCAGCAGATGGTGGTAAATCCGGACTACCAATTCCCAAACTAATCACATTCATGCCTTTAGCATTCATTTCGGCAATTTCCTTCAGTTTGGTTGAGAAATAGTATTCAGTTATTGAACTTAAACGTTCAGCAGGTATAATTGGTTTCATTGTAGTGATAGTTTATTAATTAAACCTCCGGTGTAATACCTTCGGGATATTCTCCTAATGTTCTTAATTCGTTTATCAAAGGCTTTATAGCTACCAAAGATTGTTTGTAGCGCTCCAGGTCATCAAACTTAAAATCTACATAAAACTGGTATTCCCATTCGCGACCGATAATCGGCAAAGACTGAATCTTTGTAAGATTAATTCCATAAAACGAGAATACTGACAAAACTTTGGCCAAGCTACCTTCGGCGTGAGGTAAGGTGAATACAATAGAAGCTTTATTTATGACTTCATCTTTTTGTATATCCTCTACTGCCCAGTCATTTCCAAAGATAAGAAAGCGCGTAAAATTATGTTTGTTTGTTTCAATACCTTTTGCCAGAATGTTCAATCCATAAATTTCAGCTGCGCGCTCACTACAGATGGCAGCATTCCCTATCAGATTTTTATTCTGTATATCTCTGGCGGCCAATGCTGTATCTTCGTGCTCTACCACTTTGACACCGGGCAGAGTTTCTAAAAAATTTCCGCACTGCATTAAAGCAATAGGGTGAGATTGAACTTCTTTAATTTCATGAATAGTCTGCCCTGGCAAAGCCGCAAAACAATGAGAAATGCGTAATTTATACTCTCCTGCAATATGTAGTTTGTGCTCCTTGAGTAATTCATAGTTCTGTAGAAGACTTCCGGCAATCGTATTCTCAATAGCCATTATGCCAATAATATTTGAGTCTTTTTTGATGGCTGAAAAAATATCCCGAAAAGTGACACATGGAATTATGTCCACATCTTCGCCTGCAAAAAAGTTTTCTGCTGCAATTCCATGATACGCACCCAGTCCACCTTGAATAGCTACTCGTTTCATAATTGATCGTTCGTTGTTGATAATAAAAAAATCCTGCTCATTATTGAGCAGGATTTTCATGTATTCTTATTTATAGATTGTTTTTACATAATAATATCCTGCTCTCACCTATTAAAGTAAAAGTAAAAATAAAAATATGTAAAAAATCGGTTTACCATAATGATTGTCTCTTTTTTCTTAGACGCAGCAAAAGTAATATTATTTTTTAATTATACAACCAAACTGTTACAAAAAAGTTCGGAAAAATTTCAATTTTGAATTCAAGATTCTTAAAACTGGCTTTATCATGATTTACTTTCCCAACTGAGCATCTCTCTCTTACATTCCAACCCCCAGCGAAAACCTCCGAGTCCGCCATCAGTACGGATAACACGATGACAAGGAATCAGAAAAGCAATCGGATTTGCACCAATGGCAGTTCCTACCGCTCTCACAGCTTTAGGTCGTCCTATGGCTTCGGCAATCTGAGCATAGGTTCTGGTTTCTCCTTTGGGAATACGCTGCAAAGCATGCCAAATAGATAGCTGAAATTCAGTACCAATGGGGTTTAAAAGAGGACTTTCTCCCTTTTCAAATATCTGACGAACAAAGCGTGCAACTCTCTCGTCGTTTTGTTTGAAATCGGTTTGTGGAAATCGATTATCCAGATCGGCATAAGCACCTTCTCTGCTTTCGGGAAAAGTAAGGGCGCAGATTCCATCATCCGAAAATGCAATGCAACATTCGCCAAAAGGAGTATTGGCAAAACCAAAGGAAGGATTTGATTGTGGAGGTAATTGTCTCATTTGATAATGATTTTGTATAAAAAAATGAATGCAGCCACATTTAGGATAAATAATTGTAAAATACCGGATATCCGTTAATTACTTCCAGAAAGTCAACTACTTTTGTGACAAAATTACGCATAAAAACGTTTTTTGGTTCCGAAAACCCCAAAAATAAATTTTGAGAGCAATATTTCTCCTGTTTCGGGAACATTCAGCATTAAAGAAAACATCATCAAGCATCTATTGTTCGCAACAATCACACCATTATTGTCAGAAGAAAATGAAGAAAATATTTCAATTAATCCTAGTTGGGATTCTAAGCATACAAACAGGTGCATTTGCACAAGTGAGTTTTTCAAAATGGCAAACTCAACCTATAGTTATCGATGGTGATGGCTCGGATTGGGTAACAATTCCCCGCTTCTTTAATGCATCGTCGAATGTAAAATATGAATTCAGGAATGATGCTGAAAATCTGTATATAATTATTAGCCCTGCTGATAGAAATACTCAGTTGCAACTCAGTGCTGCAGGTTTCAACATAAAGCTTAAACTAAGAACTTCTACACCGGAGAGATTTAGTATAATGTTTCAAGCTCCGAAAATGGGCATGATGCCACCTCCACAAATAAATCAGGATAAATTGGTTGAAAAAACGATCCTAAATTCAGAATCTATGTCGAAAGATACTGCTACCGTGGAAGGTTTCCTGTTTACTAAAGGAAAAATAGTTTCAGAAAATACAGATGAAAAAAGTATTTCATTTGCTCACAGTAAACAGGCAAGTAATTCAGGCGTTTATGAGATCCGCATTCCACTCAGGGAAATATATGGAAACGGTTTTAAACTGGAAACAGTCAGCGCTACTCCTGTTCAGCTTCAAGTAAACATCAATGAATTATCTCAAAAAGGGATGAAAAAAATGACAAGCAGAATGGCTGGTGGAATGCATGGTGGAGGAAGAGGAATGAGAGGCGGCGGTCGCGGAATGGGTGGTGATAGAGAAATGGAAGGTGGAATGCATGGTGAAACAGAAGGTAGAGAAGACGAAGAACGCTCTCAGATGCAAGCACAAGGAATGGGCAATATGGCTGCTTTTGAAAAGAAATCATTTAGCATAGATTTTCAATTATCTAACGGAAAATGATGATTAACGGTTAATCATTTACACTCATCCAGCGTTTCTTTTCGCAGCACTTTATTGCCGGAAGAATAGACAAATCGGGGGATATAAAAGATTTGTTTGGGGAGTTCGTACTTACCAAGGAGATTTTCCAGTTGAGATTTTAATAGCTCCTCCTGCTCCGGGCTGTATGTTTCAGACTCAATGACTAAAACGACTTTATTCTCCAACACTTCGTCGGGAACAGACGAAATAAAATAACCAAAGGGAATGATCC contains:
- the dapB gene encoding 4-hydroxy-tetrahydrodipicolinate reductase, coding for MKIALIGYGKMGKTIERIALERGHEIVSVIDIDNLDDFESDAFKSADVAIEFTVPKVALSNYRRAFAAGVAVVSGTTGWTDELPALKKEIDETGKTLFWSSNFSLGVNIFMAVNKYLAAIMNQFPNYNVEMTEVHHTQKLDAPSGTAITLADGILENLNRKTGWVKETETKPEEMAIKSIREGQVPGIHTIRYESEVDSIEITHDAKSREGFALGAVVAAEFTAGKKGLLGMGDMLKF
- a CDS encoding CoA-binding protein, with the protein product MGKTLIIGASSDTGRYSYLAAQELLAYGHEIELIGRKPDVIFGKKIETQKKDFEDIDTVTLYISDKFQPEYYKYVVSLNPRRVIFNPGTENPEFEELLIQNDIHVEEACTLVMLKTGQY
- the aroB gene encoding 3-dehydroquinate synthase, producing MSHSITKICEDFIQELDQAIGVQSADSIFVLTDDNTRKFCLPLVLDSTKLKDCHIITIPSGDENKNIDSAVAVWKFLSENGATRKSLIINLGGGVISDIGGFVASTFKRGMRYINVSTTLLGAVDAATGGKTGINFQGLKNEIGVFAPAETVLINIDFFRTLDDANLRSGYAEMVKHALIDTRAEWDNVLKYDLDKIDFSELKVLLDRSIRIKERVVEQDPYEANIRKALNLGHTFGHAFESWSYKVQRPALHGYAIMWGLLCELYLSFIKLNFPKEDLLRLKYLMKEYYGTFEFSCNDYESLFELMTHDKKNDSKEINFTLLADIGEIRINQTATKDEIFECFDFFREG
- a CDS encoding ArsR/SmtB family transcription factor: MNLNTEHMDQAAYMLKAISQGTRLCVISLLSESEELTVSQMVELLSCEQSLLSHHLTDMRAKGILNCRRDGKNCYYSLKNKQIVQIIDCIQTCNCLK
- a CDS encoding DUF6132 family protein, with the protein product MKHLLKKHLLKIIGLLAGGAGGFLYYHFVGCASGTCPITSNPYISVIYGALMGYLLFDMFRKKEPKTK
- the trxA gene encoding thioredoxin; translation: MRKIIYASLMSMVILSSCAQTNKEKKTEQTNQSKETKKMGTIHLTKAEFLSKVVNYEKNPTEWKYLGDKPCIIDFYASWCGPCKTIAPILEDLAKEYDGQIYIYKINTEEEQELAAAFGIRSIPTILFCPMKGAPQMAQGALPKESFKEAITKVLLEK
- a CDS encoding cell envelope integrity protein TolA; its protein translation is MKKYAMVVMTTMLMVGFTTMAQNRPPVKNMRGERTELKTQKREMATPEKRAERLAKELELNSTQTSDLKVFFEKQDAKRHEEMENLKKLRAEMKAKKEAERKTDDAALAKILGPEKFHQFELKRAERIGVMKGRMMGRMHAGNGHIGEGRDRFHRSLAPQGNFLKRDSLRRNFSPKSHQNNNDAPKPQSDEKK
- a CDS encoding bifunctional 3-deoxy-7-phosphoheptulonate synthase/chorismate mutase type II — encoded protein: MELESILLPGVDAKRPLVIAGPCSAETEEQVMETARGLSARGIKIFRAGIWKPRTKPGGFEGIGAEGLPWLKRVQSELGMYTAVEVATAKHVRECLANDVDILWIGARTSANPFAVQEIADALEGIDIPVLIKNPVNPDLDLWIGAIERVYNAGIRRIGAIHRGFSTYDKKIYRNLPQWHIPIELHRRLPNLPIVCDPSHIGGKRELIAPLCQQAMDLNFDGLIVESHCHPDKAWSDAAQQVTPDVLDFILNTLVIRDMSQSTESLTALRRQIDELDNSLLELLARRMRVSDEIGLYKKEHNMPILQAQRYDEILQNRISQAVEMGMDGEFMKTVLVAIHEESVRHQQEIMK
- a CDS encoding pyridoxal phosphate-dependent aminotransferase codes for the protein MKPIIPAERLSSITEYYFSTKLKEIAEMNAKGMNVISLGIGSPDLPPSAETIEALCQSATDDKAHGYQPYVGIPELRNAFAEWYKKWFSVELNPANEVQPLIGSKEGILHISLAFLNPGDGVLVPNPGYPTYSSVSNLVQAKVLTYDLDEDNNWQPDFEALEKMDLSNVKLMWVNYPNMPTGASATPELFEKLVAFGKKHGIVICNDNPYSFILNENRLSILQVPGAKDICIELNSMSKSHNMPGWRMGVLASNPQFVQWVLKVKSNIDSGQFKPMQVAAVAALNNSEEWHTKMNIELYSNRRQLAEEILKTLGCTFDSKQVGMFLWGKIPAKYKDSGELADKVLYESKVFITPGFIFGDKGNRYVRLSLCANDKMLGDALERIKQLSIAGQQ
- a CDS encoding prephenate dehydratase produces the protein MKRVAIQGGLGAYHGIAAENFFAGEDVDIIPCVTFRDIFSAIKKDSNIIGIMAIENTIAGSLLQNYELLKEHKLHIAGEYKLRISHCFAALPGQTIHEIKEVQSHPIALMQCGNFLETLPGVKVVEHEDTALAARDIQNKNLIGNAAICSERAAEIYGLNILAKGIETNKHNFTRFLIFGNDWAVEDIQKDEVINKASIVFTLPHAEGSLAKVLSVFSFYGINLTKIQSLPIIGREWEYQFYVDFKFDDLERYKQSLVAIKPLINELRTLGEYPEGITPEV
- a CDS encoding methylated-DNA--[protein]-cysteine S-methyltransferase, translated to MRQLPPQSNPSFGFANTPFGECCIAFSDDGICALTFPESREGAYADLDNRFPQTDFKQNDERVARFVRQIFEKGESPLLNPIGTEFQLSIWHALQRIPKGETRTYAQIAEAIGRPKAVRAVGTAIGANPIAFLIPCHRVIRTDGGLGGFRWGLECKREMLSWESKS